The Microterricola viridarii genome segment CTGCCCACCAACCGCCGCGTCGGCTACGAGGCCGCGCTGGCGGATGCCGGCATCCCCGTCGACCCCGCCCTGTTCCGCCCGGCCGACTTCACCATCCAGGGCGGCTACCAGGCGGCGAAGCAACTACTCGGCAGCCCGTACGGCCGGCCCAGCGCAATCTACGCGGCCAGCGACGAAATGGCGATCGGCGCCATCCTCGCCGCCAAGGACCTGGGTTTGAACGTGCCGCGAGATGTGTCGATCATCGGCATCGACGGCCACGACCTGGCAGAGTTCTTCGGGCTCAGCACCGTGGCCCAGTTCCCGCGGGCGCAGGGCGAGAAGGCCGTGCAGATGCTGATGGAGGAACTGCACCCTGAGCGCAACTACCCCGTGCAGCCCTCTGTCGCGCTGCCCTACGAGCTGGTAGTGCGCTCCAGCACGGCCACGCCGGCCCCCGAGTAGCCGCACTGCCCGGCCACGCTCGCCCGCGATCTCGCGGCGCGGGCTAACATCGAGGCATGGCTGATTCCACTTTTGACATCGTCTCCAAGGTCGACCCGATGGAGGGCGAGAACGCCCTGCACCAGGCGCAGAAGGAAGTTGCTCAGCGCTACGACTTCAAGAACGTCGGCGCCTCCATCGAGCAGAGCGGCGAGAAGGTCCTGATCAAGGCAAACAGCGAGGAGCGCGCCAAGGCGATCCTCGAGGTGTACGAGTCCAAGCTGATCAAGCGCGGCATCTCGCTGCGCAGCCTCGACGCCGGCGAGCCCTTCGCCTCCGGCAAGGAGTACCGGATCGAGACCTCGCTGAAGGCCGGCATCGACTCGGAGAACGCGAAGAAGATCAACAAGATCATCCGCGACGAGGCCCCCAAGAGCGTCAAGAGCCAGATCCAGGGCGACGAGCTGCGCGTCTCCTCGAAGAGCCGCGACGACCTGCAGGAGACCATGTCGCTGCTCAAGGGCAAGGACCTCGACGTCGCCCTGCAATTCGTCAACTTCCGCTAGACGATGGGTGCCGAGGGGGCGGATGCCGGTGGGCCCACGTCGGGTGCGCCCGGCGCCGCCCCCTTCGGCGTTCCCGGCGTAGGTGCCGCCGGTGTCCCCGGAATCGACGTGCCCGACCGTCGCGGCCGCACCGGCCTCGACCAGGCCGGGCGCGGCCTCACCGGTAACCCGCGGGTGCGGGTGCGCGATGTGCGCCTGCTCACCTCGAACTGGTTCGTGACTCGGGCCACGACGATCGACTTCCAGCACAGCGACGGCCACTGGTCCGTCGAGGAGCGGGAGACCTACGACCGCGGCGACGGCGCCTGCATCCTGCTCTACAACACGCGCAAGCGCACGGTTGTACTCAGCAGGCAGTTTCGCTTCCCTGCGTATGTGAACGGGCATCCGAACGGCAACCTCATCGAGGTGGCGGCGGGGCTGCTCGATGACGACGACCCGGAGTCGGCGATCCGGCGCGAGGCCGAGGAGGAGACCGGGCACACGCTCGGCCCGGTCGAGCACGTCTTCGACGCGTTCATGAGCCCCGGCTCGGTCACCGAGCGGCTGCACTTCTTCGCCGCGCCCTACGACGAGGGCACCCGCTCAGGCGCCGGCGGCGGCCTCGGCGAGGAGGGCGAGGACATCGAGGTGCTGGAGCTCGGCATCGACGACGCCCTGGCCCGGATCGGCTCCGACATCGTCGACGCCAAGACGATCATGCTGCTGCAGTGGGCTGCCCTCAGCGGCCCCTTCGCCCGCGCCTAGCGCGGCAGATAGCCGCGCAGCCAGCGCGTCATCGCGCTGAAGGCCGCGTCCCGCACCGGCTCGGCCGAGAGCACGACGTCGTGGATGGCGCCGTCGATGCGCTCCACGGTGACGCTCGCACTCAAACGGAGCGAGCGCACGGCGATGTCATCGACGACGAGCACACTGTCGGTGCTCAGCATCGCATCCGACCAGACGAGCGAGATGGTCGAGCGCGCCGACATGATCGAGAGCACGGGCGCGCCAATGTCGACGCCACCGGCGATGGTGCCGTGCCCGCGCAGCACCGCCTTCAACCAGGCCGGGTGAATGGGGAAGCCGCGCTGCGGCCGCCACTCCGAGTTGTAGTCCCACTCGCCGTCGAACTTCTTGGAGACCGTGCGCGTGTAGAAACCAAGGTCGACCGTGGGCAGCGGGGCCCGCGGAGCCACCTTCGCCCCGAGCACCACGGCCGGGGCGATGACCTCGCGGCCGATCCCCCGCGCCTGGAACTCCAGCCAGGGGCTGTTCAGCACGAGCGCCCGCACGCGGCCGTGGTGGCGCGCCGCCCACAGGCTGAGCGTCAGCCCGCCGGTGGAGTGCCCCATCAGGATCAGAGGACGCCGGGTGCCGGTGTCGACCTTGGGCCCCGGCTTGGGCGCACTGTGCCCCATGGCGTCCAGCGCCGCTTCGATGTCCTCGTCATAGATGCTGAGGTCGTCGACGAATCCGGGCGTCTGGTGTGCACGCAGGCTGCGCCCGTACTTGCGCAGGTCGAGCGCGTAGAAACGGGCCCCCATGCTGCGCCAGTACTCGGCCAGGTGGGTCTGGAAGAAGTAGTCGGACCAGCCGTGCACGTAGAGCACGTCGGCGCCGTCTGCCGGCAGCGTGCGCAGGTCCAGCGGCCGCATCGCGTTGTAACGCACGAGGGTGGCGACGACCTCGCCCTCGACATCCGGCTTCAGCGGGAGCGTCAACTGCTCGAACTGCCCGCCCAGCACATCTGGCTTCCAGCGTGGGGCCTTGCGCGTATCGGTCACAGCCTCACCCTAGCCCGCGCGGGCGGGGGCGCGCCCGAGTGATTCCGAACGCTCCGCAGGTTCGTCGGCCGGGCACAGAAAAGCGCGGCGTGGATGACGGAACCTGCGATTCCGAATCCACGCCGCGCGAAGATCTGCCGCGGTCGGCGCCTTAGGCCTGGGTGGTCCTGGTGGAGATGTCGACCATCTCCTCGCGCGGAACGACCTTGATGCGGGCCCGGCCCTGCGCCTCACCGAGCGACTTCTCGTGCTCGTCGAGGTTGTGCCAGCCGTCGAGGTCGGTGTACCGGATGCCGCGCTCGTCGAGCAGCTGCACGATGCTCTCCTCTTCGGGGTGCTCCGGGCGCCACCAGTTGCCGAGGTCGTTGATCAGGTGCCGCACGGTCTCCATGGCGTCAGACTTGGTGTGGCCGATCAGACCGACCGGGCCGCGCTTGATCCAACCGGTTGCGTACACGCCATACATCTGCTGGCTGGCGCCGGTCTCTGGGTCCTTGACCAGCACCTGGCCCTCGCGGTTCGGGATGACGCCGCGCTTCTTGTCGAACGGCACGCCGGGCAGCGGCGAGCCGAAGTAGCCGACAGCGCGGTAGATGGCCTGGATCGGGATCTCGCGGATCTCCCCCGTGCCGACGACGCCGCCCTCGCCGTCGGGCGCGGTGCGCTCGAAGCGGAACGCACCGACGCGGCCCGTGCCGTCATCAACGACCTCGTGCGGCTTGGCGAAGAAGTGCAGGTGCAGGCGACGGCTGGCCTCGCCATGCGGGCGCTGACGCCACTGGTTCAGCACCTTGTCGATCACGAAGACCTGCTTGTTGCCGGCGACGGCGGCCTTGGCCGCGTCGTCGTAGTCGAAGTCCTCGTCGTAGACGATGATGTCGACATCGCGCAGCTCGCCGAGCTCGCGCAGTTCGAGCGGGGTGAACTTGACCGAGGTCGGGCCGCGCCGGCCGAAGACGTGCACATCGGTGACCGGCGACTCCTTGAGCCCGGCGTAGACGTTGTCCGGGATCTCGGTGACGAGCAGGTCGTCCGCGTGCTTGGCCAGGATGCGCGAGACGTCAAGGGCAACGTTTCCGTTGCCGATCACGGCCACCTCGCGGGCCTCGAGCGGCCAGCTGCGCGGGAAGTCGGGGTGCCCGTCGAACCAGCTGACGAACTCGGCGGCGCCGTAGCTGCCCTCAAGCTCGATGCCGGGGATGGCCAGGTCGGCGTCCTTGACGGCGCCGGTGGCGAAGATCACGGCGTTGTAGTGGCGCTTGAGGTCGTCCATCGTGATGTCTTCGCCGAACTTCACGTTGCCGAAGATGCGGATGTCGCCACGGTCGAGCACCTCACGTAGGGCGTTGATGATGCCCTTGATGCGGGGGTGGTCCGGCGCAACGCCGTAGCGCACGAGCCCGTAGGGCGCGGGCAGGGCGTCGAACAGGTCGATCGAGACGTCGAAGGACTTCTCGGCCTTCAACAGGATGTCGGCGGCATAGATGCCGGCGGGGCCGGCTCCTACGATGGCCAGGCGAAGCTTGGTCATGGGTTCGTCCTCACTAGAGCTAACTGGAACGCTCGACGATGGTGTCTGCAAAACGGGTCAGTGCTTTCTTGACGCTGCCGTCCGGCAGCGGGGCCAGCGCGGCCACAGCGTTACGCGCCCAGCTGTGCGCCTCGGCCAGGGTGGATGCGGTCACGGCGTGCTCGCGCAGCTCGTCGACGAGGGCGGCGCTTCGGGCGGCCGCCTCGGCGCGCAGGGCAGGGTCGGTGTCCTGGTCGGGCAGCGGGATGCCGAGCACGTCGGTCTTCAGGCGTTCGAGCAGGTCGGCGGCGACGGCATCCGTCAGAGCCAGCTCGCGCAGACGCAGCAGCGGCAGGGTGACGACGCCGGCGTGCAGGTCGGTTCCGGGAACCTTGCCGGTCTCCTCCGGCTGCTTCGAGAGGTCGATCACGTCGTCGATCAGCTGGAAGGCAACGCCGATCCGCTCACCGAACTCGACGATGGGCCGCTCGTACTCGCCCGGCGCCTTGGAGAAGATGATGCCGGCCTGGGCGGCGGCGGCGATGAGGGAGCCGGTCTTGTCGGCGAGCACACCGATGTAGTGCTCGACAGGGTCGTCGTCGGGGTTCGGCCCGACCGTCTCGTGCAGCTGACCGAGCACGAGGCGCTCAAACGTGTCGGCCTGCAGACGGATGGCGCCCTCGCCGAGGCCGGCCATCAGCTGGCTGGCGCGGGCGAACAGCAGGTCGCCGGCCAGGATCGCGACGGAGTTGCCCCAGACGGTCTGTGCGCTCGGCACGCCGCGGCGCATATCGGCATCGTCCATGACGTCGTCGTGGTAGAGCGAGGCGAGGTGGGTGATCTCGATGGCCTGTGCCGCCGTGATGACCTCGTCGGTGACGCCGTCGCCGAGGTGCGCAGTGAGCAGCGTCAGCATCGGGCGTACCCGCTTGCCGCCGGCGTTCAACAGGTAGCGCGTGGTGACGTCGGCGATCGCGTCAGCGAAACCGACCTCGCGGAGCAGGCCGGCCTCGATCTTCTCCAGGCCGGCATCGATCGATTTCGCGAGGCTGCGGTCTGCGGAGGTCGCGAGAATGCGGTCGCTCAGACCGAGCTGCGATGCAAGGGAACTACCGCGACGCACAACGGGGACACTCGGTTTCACTGTTACAGCCTAACGATTGCGATGTGCTGAGGATGCCGCGGTCTCGGGCGGAGCCGACGGCGGTGTTTCGGGGGTTCCGGTCGCTGCCGGGGCCGTGCTGGGCTTCGCCGCCGCAGGCTTTGCGGGCGTGGGCTTTGCGGGCGCGGGCTTTGCGGGCGCGGGCTTTGCGGGCGCGGCCTTCGTAGCGGAGGGCTTCGCGGCAGCCGACTTCGTTGGGGCCTGCTTGGGCGTGGCCGCGGGCTTCTTCGCCGCGGGCTTCTCGGCAGCGGGCTTGTCAGCAGCGGGCTTCTCGGCTGGCGCCTCATGCGCAGCATCCGGCGCCACGGCTGGAACGGCCTCGAGTGGCTTCACGCCGCGGTGCAGGGCGACGACGCCGAGGGTGAGGTTGCGGTGGGCGACGTCGGTGAAACCGGCACGGCGCAGCCAGCCGGCGAGCGTGCGCTGGTCGGGCCAGTCCCGGATCGACTCGTTGAGGTAGTCGTAGGCCGCGTCGTTGGTGCTGGCCAGCTTGACCAGGGTGGGCATGACGTAACGCTGGTAGCAGCCGTAGCCCCAACGCACGAAGCCGACCGGCGGCGTGGAGAACTCGCAGATGACGACCCGGCCGCCGGGCTTCGTGACGCGGTAGAACTCGGCGAGGGCCTTCTCTGGCTCCACGACGTTGCGCAGGCCGAAGCTGATGGTGACGGCGTCGAATTCGTTGTCGGCGAAGGGAAGCGCCGTGGCATCCGCCTGCACGAACTCGATGTTCGGCACGTGCGCCTGGCGCTTGCGGCCGACCTCGATCATGCCGGGCGAGAAGTCGCCGGCGACGACGTGGGCTCCGCTGGCGGCGAGGCTGGCGCTGGAGGTGCCGGTTCCGGCGGCCATGTCGATGATGCGTTCGCCCGGCTTCGGACCGACGGCCTTGGTGGTCGCGACCCGCCACAGCGTGGCGTTGCCCATGCTCAAGACGGCATTCGTGCGGTCGTAGCCCTCGGCGACCTCGTCGAACATGGCGGCAACTTGCGCCGGGCGCTTGCTCAGGTCTGCTTTGGTCACGTGCTCAAGTCTATCCAGCATGCAGGGTTCTCCCTGAGAGTTACCGGGCGCCGCCCAGCGCACAGCGCCGTAGTCTGGGGCGGTGACTGTTTCGGATGCTCGCCTGCCCGTTCTGCACGTGGAGACCACGCCGATACCTGGCCCCGTCGACGACCTCGCCGAGCTGGCCGCCCTCGTCGATAGTCGCGACCCGCTGCTCTGGCAGCGCCGCGGCGACGGGCTCGCCGGGATCGGCGAGATTCTGCGCCTGGAGTTCCACGGCCCTGGCCGCTTCGCCGATGCCGCCGCCGCCTGGCGAACCATCGTCACGCAGGCCACCGTGGTCGACCCGCTCGGGGTTCCCGGCTCCGGCCTGCTCGCCTTCGGCGCATTCGCCTTCTCTGCCCTGTCGGCGCAGAGCAGCGTGCTCATCGTTCCGGAGCTCATCGTCGGCAAGCGCGACGGACAGTGCTGGGTGACGCGGGTAGGTGTGGGTGCCGCTGCGACCGCTGCGGCCCCGGCCGAGTTGCCGGCCGCACGCCCGTTCGGCCCGGAGTATTCGGTGACGCTTCGTCCTGGCTCCCTCGACCCGCAGGGCTACGTGCGGCTGGTCACCGAGGCGATCGCGCGCATCAACAGGCACGAGGTCGGCAAGGTAGTGCTTGCCCGCGACCTCGTCGGCCAGCTGCCGCCGGACGCCGACCTGCGCCGCGTGCTGCGGGTGCTCGCGGCCGGCTACCCCGACTGCTGGACCTACGCCGTCGACGGCCTCGTCGGGTCGAGCCCCGAAACGCTGATCCGCGCCCACCACGGCGACCTGAGCGCGCGCGTGCTCGCCGGCACGATCTCCCGCGGCCCGGACCCGGCGGCCGACCAAGCTGCCGCCGTCGCGCTCGCCACCTCCGAGAAAGACAACGACGAGCACGAGTTCGCGGTGCAGAGCCTGCTCGCCACGCTGCGGCCGCACGCCACCCACGTCGCCGCCGACGAGGTGCCGTTCACGCTCAAGCTGCCGAATCTCTGGCACCTGGCCACCGACATCGAGGGCACGCTGAGCGACGGGTCCACCTCGCTTGACTTGATCGCTGCGCTGCATCCGACGGCCGCCGTGGCGGGCACCCCGACCGATGTCGCGCTCGACCTCATCGACGAGCTGGAGCCGTTCGACCGCGGGCGCTACGCCGGCCCGGTCGGCTGGGTGGATGCTGCCGGCGACGGCGAGTGGGCGATCGCACTGCGCTGCGCCCAGATCGACTCGACCGGCACCATCACGGCGTATGCCGGTTGCGGCATAGTCGCGGAGTCCCAGCCCGAGCAGGAACTCGCGGAGTCACGGATGAAGTTCCGGCCCATGGTGGACGCACTGCTCTAGCCCAACGTAAGCCGCGCCGTTCAGGAGGCGGCGAGGCGTGCCTTCTCGTGCTCGATGTCGAAGTCGGCGACGGGCCAGCTCAGGCTCATGCCCTGCAAGGCATGGATCAGGAGCTGCTGCACCGCGAGCCGGGCGAACCACTTCTTGTCGGCCGGGATCACGAACCACGGGGCATCCGGGGTCGAGGTGCGGTCGAAGACCACCTGGTAGGCCTCGTGGTACTTGGGCAGCAACAGGCGCTCGTCAATGTCGCCAGGGTTGAACTTCCAGTGCTTCTCTGGCCGGGCGAGGCGATCTTGCAGGCGCTTCTTCTGCTCGTCGGCGCCGAGGTGCAGCATCACCTTGATGATCGTGGTGTTGTCGGCCACAAGCTCTCGCTCGAAGGCGTTGATGGCGTCGTAGCGGCGCTCTATCTCGGCGGCCGGGGCGAGCTCACGCACCCGCCCGATGAGCACATCCTCGTAGTGGGAGCGGTCGAAGACGCCGATCATTCCCGCATCGGTCGTGTGCGGGCGGACGCGCCAGAGGAAGTCGTGGGTCAGTTCCTCTGGTGTCGGCTTCTTGAACGCGGTGATCTGCACGCCCTGCGGGTCGACGGCTCCGACGACGTGGCGCAGGATCCCGCCCTTGCCTGCGGTGTCCATCGCCTGCAGCACCAGCAGGATCTTGCGCTCGTCGCCGAGCCTGCTGTTGGCGAAGAGCTTCTCCTGCAGCGAGTCGAAGACGGCAGCACCCTCGGCGAGGGCGGCAACGGCACGTTGTTTTCCTCCCTCGTAGCCGGGGGTCGAACCGGTGTCTACGTCGGCCAGCCGGAACCCGGGGCGTACTCGCAGATTTTCGCTCGGATCGGCATCCCACGGCGTCTCGGCTGACTCGCCCACGGTGACTCCCCTCGATGGCATACGCCCATCCTGCCGCGCCCGGGCGGCCAGCGCTAGGGCGGGCACCGCGCCGAGCGTGATCGAGTGCCTCCCGGCGCGCACGGTCAACGCGGCAGCGGGACCTCGATGATCGTCGGCCCGGTGACGGCCGCGGTGAGCGCCTCGCTGAGGCCGCCACGGGTGCTCACCCGGGTGTGCCCCCAGCCAGCCGATGCCGCGATCGCGGCGAAGTCGGCGCTCTGCGGCGTGTACTGCACCCGGTCGAAGGCATCCACCGGCGCACTCTGAGCCACCTCGAGGGTGTCGAAGATGGTGCCGCCGCCATCGTTTCCGATGATGAGCTGCACCCGGGGGCGCACCTCGCCCAGCCCGAGGAACAACGAGGAGACGTCGTGCAACGCGGTGAGGTCGCCGAGCACAACCCGCACGAGGCCGCTACCCTCCGGCGCGGCCAGGGCGATTCCGATCGCGGTGGCGATGGTGCCGTCGATGCCCGCGAGGCCCCGGTTGGCGTGCACCGGGATCTTCTTGCCCGGAACGACGCGGTCTGCCTCGCGGATCAACCGGCTCGCCCCGAAGACGAGGCGGTCTTGTGGCCAGCTGGCCGCCCACACCGCCTGCATCAGGCTGCTGCGGGTGAGCGGGGCGCGGATCGCGCGGAACTCGGTCGCGACGTACTCGCGCTGCGCCGCGAAATTCTCAACGTGGCCGCCGAGGGCGACGCCGCTGCGGAGCGGTGCGGCGGGAGCGACCTCGGTCGAGCTCTCGGCCGCATCCCGGATGCTCCGGCTGGCGTGCACCCAGCGGCCCACCCAGCGACGCTCCTCTGCGCTGGCCGGACCGTCATCGGTGGCGACGGCGAACACCCGCCGGGCAGTGCGTCCGGGGTTGAACCACTCGCGTCCGACGGCGTCGACCACGATGGTCTCGACGCCGGCACGGGCGATCAGCGCCGGCACCTCGCGGCTGAGCGTCGGGTGGCCGAAGACGATGACACGGTCAACCTGCGCGCCGAACTCGGGTGCCCAGTCGGGCGAGCCGAGCAGCTCACGGGCCGCGACAACCAGGTTCGGTCCGAAGCGGGAACCGCTGGACACCTCGGCAAGCAGCGGCCAGTGGCCGGCACGGGCGAAGGCCTCTGCATCGGGCCCCGCACCTGCCCCGGCGACGACGACGGTGCCGACCCTGCGCTCGATCTGGGTCACGGCGGGCGTCAGGGCGTCGGATGCCGCCGGCCTACCGGCGGCGACATCGGCGGCCAGCTCGTCCGCGAAACGGGCGAGCGCGGCGGGCGGGATCGGTGCGGAGAGCGGCTCGCGCAGCGCCAGGTTCACGTGCACAGGCCCGGGCTCCGGGGCGCCGGTGGCGAGGGCGAAGGCACGCCGGGCCAGGGCGATCGCGTCGCCGTCATCCGTTGCGGCACCCGGGGCGTCGACGTCCTCAGCGTGGCGCACAGCCACGCCGAACAGGCCGGCCTGTGCGGTGGTCTGGTTGGCGCGGATGCCGCGGAGCTCGTGCGGCCGGTCGGCGGTCAGCAGCAGCAGCGGCACGCGGCCGTGGTGGGCCTCGAGCACGGCGGGGTGCAGGTGGGCGGGGGCACTGCCGGAGGTCGTGATCACGACGGCAGGCACGCCGGACTCGACGCCGATGCCGAGGGCGGTGAACCCGGCACTGCGCTCGTCGACGCGCACGTGCAACTGCACGGCGCCGAGCCGCTCCAGCTCGGCCGCGGCCAGTGCCAGTGCCTGAGAGCGGGAGCCGGGGCTCACCACGAGGTGGCGCACACCGCAGCGGACGAGCTCGGTGAGCAGCGCCCAGGCGAAATCGCTGGCCGGGCTACCGCTGCCCGCGCCGATCACGGCCTCGTCGCGCGTTGCCGACTGGGCAGCAGAATCCAAGCGCTCAGGCATCCCGCGAGCCGGAGGTGCCGGGGGCTTCGCCAGACTCGTCATTTGGACCGGGGGCAGGGGTGCCGGGGACGTTGTTGGGCTTCGCTCCGGGTGCCGCGCCAGGCCGGGCCGGGCCGCCGGAGCGGGGAGCGCCGCCGTCGAGGTCGGCCAGCTCCTCTTCAATTTTGCGGATTCGCTGCGCCTGCAGCGCGTCACGGCCGAGCTGGCCGAGGAACTCGAGGTCGTCGTCGGGTGCAACGGTGCGGGAGGCCCGCGGCGCCGGGCCACGACGGCCGCGGCCGATGAAGAGCCAGAGCAGCGCGCCGATCACGGGAAGAAGCAGAACGACGAGGATCCATGCGAATCGGGGGAGCCCACGGATGCGGCTGCGGTCGAAGAGCGCGGCATCGACGAGCGCGTATACCGTGAGCACCACGGCCGCGACTGCGAGTCCAAACAGCAGGCGGGTCATGTCCCCCAGTCTAGGCCGGGAAGGGTGGGAGCAAGCTGGCTGTCTGCCCGGCGGGCATCCAGCGGCATTCGCCTACACTGAAGGGGTGAATAAGCGCTCCTGGATCACCTTTACCGTCGTACGGCTGCTGGCCTTCTTCGTGCCGCTGCTTGTGCTGCTGTTCATGCAGGTGAACCCCTGGATCGCCACCGTGCTGGCCGCCGTGATCGGCCTCTGCGTCTCCTTCATCTTCTTCCGTAAGCCGCGCGAGAACGTCGCCCGCGAGCTCTACGAGGTGCGCCACGCCGAGAAGCCGGTCGTGCGCGAGGACGACGAGGCCGAGGATGCCGTGCTCGACGCGCTGGGCGAGACGCCCGCTGCGCCAGAGCAGCGTCAGAACTAGCAATAAAACAGGAGGAGAGCCCCGCCAACCGCGTATGCGGGGCGGCGGGGCTCTCCTCCTGTTTTTTGTGCGCGGGGGCCGCGCCTAGAACGCGAACGCCGCCCCGAGGGCGAGGCCGTAGGCGAGCGCCGTGAGGCTGGTCAGCTTGAGCGCCAGGATCAGCTCCGGCGCGGTCTTGGCCGTCACCGCGATGAGCGCGGCGGGCAGAGCCAGCAGCAGCACGAAGAAGGTCAGCCACGCCAGCGGGTAGAACAGGGCGAAGCAGCCGGCGATCGCGAACGGCACCAGCAGGAACACGCAGAACAGCACCCGGCCGATGCGCGGCCCGACGAGCACCGCGAGGGTGCGCTTGCCCGCTGCGGTGTCGGGGGTGATGTCACGCAGGTTGTTGACCATCAGCACCGCGCAGGCGATGAGCCCGATCGCGATTCCGGAGAGCCAGCTCTCGGTGTTGACGGTTCCGGCCTGCACCCAGGCGCTGCCGCAGGTGGCGACGAGGCCGAAGAAGACGAAGACGAAGACCTCGCCGAGCCCGTAGTAGCCGTAGGGGTGCTTGCCGCCCGTGTAGAACCAGGCGGCAGCGATCGCCGCGGCCCCGACCGCGAGCAGCCACCACTGCTGGGTGATGAGCACGATCGCGAGGCCCGACAGGGCGGCGAGTCCGAAGAAGGCGAACGAGACGATGAGCACCTGCTTGGCGGCGGCCGCCCCGGATCCGGTCAGCCGGGCCGGGCCGATGCGGTGGTCGTCGGTGCCGCGGATGCCGTCGGAGTAGTCGTTGGCGTAGTTCACCGCGATCTGCAGGCAGAGCGCGACGATGAGGCAGAGCACAGCGAGCACCGGCTCCCAGTGCCCGTTGCCGTTGGCGACGACAGCCGCCCCTGTGCCGAGCGCGACCGGCGCGACGGCCAGCGGCAGGGTGCGCAGGCGCGCCCCGGACACCCAGTCGCCCATGGTGGCGCCCTGAGCGGTGGCCGGCGCTTTCGCGCCCTTCTTCGCGCCACCGGGTCGCCCCGCGCCCGTCGGATTCAGTCGCTGTTGTTTGGGCCGCGAAGGCCGAGAGGATGCTGACACACCTCCATGTTAATCCCGGGTCGCCGCCCGGGTCTCTGCAACCAGCCGGGCGAGCGCGCCGCGGTCGAGCTTGCCCGACGGCAGGTGCGGCAGCTCCGTGACGGCGAGCAGCTCGCGCGGCCGGGCCGCCGGGCCGAGCGTGGAGGCCACAGCAGCACGCAGGCCCGTGAGATCGGCGTC includes the following:
- a CDS encoding PLD nuclease N-terminal domain-containing protein, whose amino-acid sequence is MTRLLFGLAVAAVVLTVYALVDAALFDRSRIRGLPRFAWILVVLLLPVIGALLWLFIGRGRRGPAPRASRTVAPDDDLEFLGQLGRDALQAQRIRKIEEELADLDGGAPRSGGPARPGAAPGAKPNNVPGTPAPGPNDESGEAPGTSGSRDA
- a CDS encoding DUF4229 domain-containing protein, whose protein sequence is MNKRSWITFTVVRLLAFFVPLLVLLFMQVNPWIATVLAAVIGLCVSFIFFRKPRENVARELYEVRHAEKPVVREDDEAEDAVLDALGETPAAPEQRQN
- a CDS encoding 1,4-dihydroxy-2-naphthoate polyprenyltransferase translates to MGDWVSGARLRTLPLAVAPVALGTGAAVVANGNGHWEPVLAVLCLIVALCLQIAVNYANDYSDGIRGTDDHRIGPARLTGSGAAAAKQVLIVSFAFFGLAALSGLAIVLITQQWWLLAVGAAAIAAAWFYTGGKHPYGYYGLGEVFVFVFFGLVATCGSAWVQAGTVNTESWLSGIAIGLIACAVLMVNNLRDITPDTAAGKRTLAVLVGPRIGRVLFCVFLLVPFAIAGCFALFYPLAWLTFFVLLLALPAALIAVTAKTAPELILALKLTSLTALAYGLALGAAFAF